Proteins from a genomic interval of Candidatus Deferrimicrobium borealis:
- a CDS encoding Ig-like domain-containing protein: protein MGKRKARNAFGIRLLSTSLALAILLAAGGTAYAVSAYLNDFVAAYPAANGSRIDVCILCHNQASGGSRNAYGSNFANAAIGNHTFNATLGAANSDGTGGTNNAEIAALTFPGDANDPLPAAPTITTTSPLTAGTVGTAYNQTFAATGGTPPYSWSVTVGTPPAGLTLSAAGVLSGTPTTAGTSNFTVQVTGGGTATNAFALTINPAGAPDNTAPTVSSTSPDNNATGVAVGTAVTGTFNEPIAPATLTAASFRLNDGVDNVTGTVSLNAAGTIATFTPSAPLADNTTYTATLTTAITDVAGNALAANHVWTFTTAAAVAFVVTTSDDDGWFGCAISPSGGGNGGILGTCGPLILLALGIAFRRRVPRRKE from the coding sequence ATGGGTAAGAGAAAAGCAAGAAACGCTTTCGGAATTCGGTTGTTGTCGACCTCGCTGGCTCTGGCGATCCTGTTGGCCGCCGGGGGGACGGCATACGCGGTCAGCGCATACCTGAACGATTTCGTGGCCGCTTACCCGGCCGCCAATGGGTCACGGATCGACGTCTGCATTCTCTGCCATAACCAAGCCTCGGGGGGTTCCCGAAATGCGTACGGGTCGAATTTCGCCAACGCGGCTATCGGAAACCATACCTTCAATGCGACACTGGGGGCAGCGAATTCCGACGGGACCGGCGGAACGAATAACGCGGAGATCGCCGCGCTGACCTTCCCGGGCGATGCAAACGACCCGCTGCCCGCGGCTCCGACGATCACCACGACCAGCCCGCTGACCGCGGGGACGGTGGGGACGGCGTACAACCAGACATTTGCGGCCACGGGTGGGACACCGCCGTACAGCTGGTCGGTCACCGTTGGGACACCGCCTGCGGGGTTGACCCTCAGCGCCGCAGGCGTTTTAAGCGGCACCCCGACGACGGCGGGCACGTCCAATTTCACGGTCCAGGTGACGGGCGGTGGCACTGCTACGAATGCCTTCGCTCTTACGATCAACCCGGCGGGGGCGCCGGACAACACGGCGCCGACGGTGAGCTCCACCAGCCCGGACAACAACGCGACGGGCGTGGCGGTCGGCACCGCCGTCACGGGCACGTTCAACGAACCGATCGCTCCCGCGACCCTGACCGCGGCCTCGTTCCGCCTGAATGACGGAGTCGACAACGTGACCGGAACCGTGTCCCTGAACGCAGCGGGCACGATCGCAACGTTCACCCCGTCGGCGCCTCTTGCGGACAACACGACGTACACGGCGACGCTCACCACCGCCATCACGGACGTCGCCGGGAACGCGCTGGCGGCCAATCACGTGTGGACCTTCACCACCGCCGCCGCCGTTGCGTTCGTGGTGACCACCTCGGACGACGACGGGTGGTTCGGCTGCGCGATCTCCCCTTCGGGCGGAGGGAATGGGGGGATCCTCGGCACCTGTGGCCCCCTGATTCTCCTTGCTCTCGGGATCGCTTTCCGGAGGCGGGTGCCGAGGAGGAAAGAGTAA
- a CDS encoding restriction endonuclease, translating to MALWLIRGGSHGEFEEKFFEEKKIYLTWDNLKDRDFRGAKDYNAIKEIVRGLLPDGPERRIGNFSGQAWAFVLSMKAGDLVVTPRKQKSVVAVGAITSSYKYDADAPHLFQHFHEVKWLNTAVPRTVFGQDLLYSFGAFITICNISRNNAEPRVMAIVKSGWKPEAIPSATIPSKGTTEEVPPQEIRDLEQLARDQIAKLIDQKFKGHRMSALVEAILKAQGYTTYNSPVGHDKGVDILAAAGQLGFGNPRICVQVKSGDDAADHSTLNQLIGTMQTVGANQGLLVSWGGFKSSAEKERARHFFKVRLWDQDILIDQLLEVHDKLDEDLKAELPLKCIWTVAAQEEE from the coding sequence ATGGCGCTCTGGCTCATTCGTGGTGGCAGTCATGGAGAATTCGAGGAGAAGTTTTTTGAAGAGAAAAAAATCTATCTCACTTGGGATAACTTGAAGGATCGGGATTTTCGGGGTGCCAAGGATTACAACGCAATTAAAGAAATTGTTCGGGGTTTACTCCCAGACGGCCCGGAGAGAAGGATCGGAAATTTTTCCGGACAGGCATGGGCATTCGTGTTGTCTATGAAGGCTGGCGACCTTGTTGTTACTCCACGAAAGCAGAAGTCGGTTGTAGCGGTCGGCGCAATAACGAGTTCATATAAATATGACGCCGATGCCCCCCATCTTTTTCAACATTTCCACGAAGTGAAGTGGTTGAATACAGCGGTCCCACGAACGGTGTTCGGCCAAGATCTTCTCTACTCCTTTGGGGCGTTCATAACGATCTGCAATATTTCGAGAAATAACGCAGAGCCGCGCGTCATGGCCATCGTCAAGTCGGGGTGGAAACCAGAAGCCATTCCGTCCGCAACAATCCCTTCAAAGGGAACCACGGAAGAGGTCCCTCCGCAGGAAATCAGAGACCTGGAACAACTCGCCCGTGATCAGATCGCGAAACTGATCGATCAGAAATTCAAAGGTCACAGGATGTCGGCGCTCGTCGAGGCGATCCTCAAGGCTCAGGGATATACGACATACAACAGTCCCGTTGGCCATGACAAGGGAGTGGATATATTAGCTGCAGCAGGGCAGCTAGGATTCGGGAATCCGAGAATTTGCGTGCAGGTCAAATCTGGAGATGATGCTGCAGACCATTCAACCCTTAACCAGCTTATCGGTACCATGCAGACCGTTGGTGCGAATCAGGGGCTGTTGGTATCGTGGGGTGGATTCAAGTCCTCTGCGGAGAAGGAACGGGCAAGACATTTTTTTAAGGTTCGCCTATGGGATCAGGACATCCTGATCGATCAGCTTCTTGAGGTTCACGATAAACTCGACGAGGATCTGAAAGCGGAATTGCCCTTGAAGTGCATCTGGACGGTAGCCGCGCAGGAGGAGGAATAA